CATTCAAAATTGGAGCACAACAGTAGTCCCAGGATGTATTGCCATCAAAACCATTCCGAAGGAAACTAATCCGAAGTGGGTCACTCTCCAAGGAAAAGGGAAAGACTCACCCTCATTGAATATACTTGGGTATCTCTCCTTTCCTCAAGAGGGAGAGAGAGTAGTCGGCAGCATCAATGAGGTCCTCAATGTTATGCAGTGACCTCTCCTCGGAAGCCAACATGAAGATGGCGCGCACCTCTGCTTTCTTGGCGAGTCTTGCTGCCAAGTTCAGCGGCAGATTCGGAGAATTGATGCTTCTCAGTATCTGGCGATACAGGGAAAGAACACGTCCTCTGTTTCTCGCTAAGTCCTCTGCCGTTGCCCATACCAAACCCTTCATTTCTTTCCACAACACAGATTTTGCTGTTTCTAATCAAGAGGGGCTTCACTTTACATTTCAGGGTTCACATGAGTGGGACGAGTGAAAGCGAATTGTCTTTCTACGAGAGCATCTGGCTGTTATTCTTTTTGGTTTAGAGTGGCATCGGGACCTTTAAATTTTGTCATTATACCTCTCGTTCTCTCTACACCTCATTTTTACTTGTTAATATAAGCATTTACTCATTAGATCTCATTTTAAATTTCTAACATAACCTCAGTTATTTATTAACATATATTTCAATCAATTAATTACCTCTTATTCACTCAATAGACCTCTCATTTTTTGGTTTTTTTTTTCCTTTTTGTTTTTCAACATCCATTATCCCTACCTTCATTTTTATCCCTACCTTCATTTTTTTATATATTTTTTTCATGCAAGAAAATGTTCTATCATGAACTATTCTATATATCTTTTTAATTGTTTTTCTCTTTTGTACGTGTTATTTTTTCTCTATTTTTTTTTTTTGAATAATTTGATCTCTATTTTGTACCTCATAACAAATTATTTTAAATAAATATATATTTTCTATAATCGATAGATATTATTATTATTTTTTTTTGCAAAAATATTTATGCACCTTACAAGTATATGCGTTCAACATGTATGATAATATAATACAAAATTTTATGTCACATGATCGATATTGATTATTTTTTTAGCTCTTATAAACTATATATACGCTTTAATAAAAAGAAATTGGAAAACAAATATATATAAGGAAAATCATAAAGAATAGAATCAATTATTATTGAATTGGAAAGTCTAAAGAGAATAAATATAATATTTCCTTTTGTATAATTATTGTCTTTAATAGTTATTGTGTATAAGGATGTATATGTCATTTAATAATTCACAATAGAGTGATGTCTAGTGAGCAAATTTTGAGGTCTTAATAACCGCACTCTTTGGTTTAAATCGCTATTGGGGCGTGGGCATGTAAATTTATAATCAAAATTATAACCGAAATATTATCCGTCAGATCTAATAATAACTAACGGTTGAGATTAGTCATAAAAACTAAATTTTTTTCTTTAAATCAATTTATGGAATCTATCGATTTAATAACATAATAAAAATTGATGATTACCTAAAAGGAAGTTTTTTTTTTTTTTTTTGGTTAAATGATTACCTAAAAGGAAGTTAATGGTTTCTATTGAAACTCATTTACTATAGAGAAAAAGAAAAAATAACAGTAAATCACATTAAAGGTACTAACCAAATTTCAGTTTACAAATACATCTTACAAATTATATTACACATTTAAGGACAAAAATTAACAAATTAAAACAAATTAATGCCCACATGTCATTTGTCACTATAATTTTACCAGAATACCTTTCACTACAAATTATGCTGCTACTATTGACCAGAAATGTGTTATGTGGTACTGTCGAGTAAGAATGTGCTACTACCGATACCCAAGTGCTACTGCCAGTGCTATTGCAATTTTGTGCTACTGTCGGTGCTTTCTACATTATCTGCTACCGACTATGATGCTAGCCCGTTGCTACTACCGACTCTAATGCTAGGACGCTGCTACTGTCCAAGCTGATGCGAGCATGCTACTACTGCCAAAGCTGCTACTGCCAAAGCTGCTATTGTCGTCGTCGTCAAGCGTCGGCCGTCGTCATCGAGTGTCGTTCCTCACCGTCGAGCATGGGCCATCTTCGTCGAGCGTCGTCCGTCATCGTCGAGATGGCTGCTCTAGTTGATAAATGTTGGTATGAGAGAGAAAGAGGTCTGGGAGAAAGAAAGGAAGGTTAGTATGTGATAGGGCATTTGAGTCATTTCATGTAACGTTTTAGAGTGAGGTCTGATACTGTTGGTCTTGGGCTTGGGCCTGCATCCTGTATTGTTTAAAAATTATTGAAGGTGGTTTTT
Above is a window of Fragaria vesca subsp. vesca linkage group LG7, FraVesHawaii_1.0, whole genome shotgun sequence DNA encoding:
- the LOC101295655 gene encoding uncharacterized protein LOC101295655; amino-acid sequence: MKGLVWATAEDLARNRGRVLSLYRQILRSINSPNLPLNLAARLAKKAEVRAIFMLASEERSLHNIEDLIDAADYSLSLLRKGEIPKYIQ